In the Helianthus annuus cultivar XRQ/B chromosome 11, HanXRQr2.0-SUNRISE, whole genome shotgun sequence genome, one interval contains:
- the LOC110889739 gene encoding leucine-rich repeat receptor-like serine/threonine-protein kinase BAM3, which translates to MLSLFVIITTLWLSIPSSVSTDFDTLITLKQGFDSIPFALHTWNSSNPNSLCSWVGIKCSKNRVISLNLSNLRIHGSVSPVFTSLDRLVELSLDGNNFTGHFNPSNLTALRFLNISNNAFEGALDWNYSTLLKLEVVDVYNNNFTAPLPTQITNLNKLKYLDLGGNYFYGTIPKQFGEMITLEYLSLAGNDLHGTIPVELGNLTNLKEIYMGYFNVFEGGIPREFGKLVNLVHMDLSWCELEGPIPPELGNLQSLDTIFLHINRLSGSIPKQLGNLTSLVNLDLSANSLSGEIPNELGNLNRLKLLNLFMNRLHGSIPDFVAEYSELEKLGLWGNNFTGVIPESLGRNRKLRELDLSSNKLTGSIPQDLCASNELRILILQKNFLFRSIPEGLGSCSSLVRVRLGENYLNGSIPDGLVYLPELNLLELQNNYLSGNLSENRNPGLGPVKLSQLDLSNNQLSGSLPFSISNFSSLQILLVAGNRFSGSIPATIGQLHEVLKLDLSGNSLSGEIPPDIGNCVHLTNLDLSRNNLSGSIPIEISNIRILNYLNVSRNHLSDSIPKTIGTMKSLTIADFSFNDLSGKIPETGQFSFFNASSFAGNPQLCGELLNNPCNASRITDSANKKPTRFKLIFALGLLICSLVFAAAAMMKAKSFRRSSPDAWKMTSFQKLDFTVSDVLECIKDGNVIGRGGAGIVYHGKMPNGTEIAVKKLVGFGNTSHDHGFRAEIRTLGNIRHRNIVRLLAFCSNKDTNLLVYEYMRNGSLGEALHPKIKGSGILGWHLRYKISIEAALGLCYLHHDCSPLIVHRDVKSNNILLNSSYEAHVADFGLAKYLVDGGASECMSAIAGSYGYIAPEYAYTLRVDEKSDVYSFGVVLLELITGKRPVGGFGDGVDIVQWTKTLTRCRKEEVSRVIDQRLVNVPQDEAMHLFFIAMLCIQENSVERPTMREVVQMLSEFPRDSSENKSSSSSVVFLQPKKVDKDITYSKLGHDLLV; encoded by the exons ATGTTGTCCTTGTTTGTCATAATCACCACACTCTGGCTTTCAATTCCCTCCTCTGTTTCCACTGATTTTGATACCTTAATCACTCTCAAACAAGGCTTTGATTCCATTCCTTTTGCTCTCCACACTTGGAATTCCTCTAACCCCAACTCCCTTTGCTCATGGGTCGGAATCAAATGCTCCAAAAACCGAGTCATCTCACTCAACTTATCAAATTTGAGAATCCACGGCTCTGTTTCCCCTGTTTTTACCTCTCTAGACCGCCTCGTCGAGCTTTCGCTCGATGGCAACAACTTCACCGGCCACTTCAACCCCTCCAATCTAACCGCCCTTCGGTTTCTAAACATTTCTAATAACGCATTCGAAGGGGCGTTAGATTGGAACTACTCAACTTTACTAAAGCTTGAAGTTGTTGATGTGTACAATAATAATTTCACTGCTCCCCTGCCTACCCAAATCACAAATTTAAACAAGCTCAAATACTTGGATTTAGGTGGGAATTACTTCTACGGGACAATCCCGAAACAATTCGGCGAAATGATCACTCTAGAGTACTTATCACTCGCTGGAAATGATCTCCATGGAACAATTCCTGTAGAATTGGGTAATCTAACAAACTTGAAAGAAATCTACATGGGTTATTTCAATGTGTTTGAAGGTGGGATTCCAAGGGAATTTGGAAAGCTGGTTAATCTAGTTCATATGGATCTTTCTTGGTGTGAATTAGAAGGCCCAATCCCACCTGAGCTTGGGAATTTGCAGTCGTTAGACACGATTTTCCTTCATATTAATCGGCTTTCCGGTTCCATTCCTAAGCAGCTTGGGAATCTAACGAGCTTGGTGAATCTTGATCTCTCTGCAAATTCGTTATCCGGTGAAATCCCGAATGAGCTCGGTAACCTCAACCGGCTTAAGCTTTTGAATCTTTTCATGAATAGATTACACGGGTCCATACCGGATTTTGTAGCAGAGTATTCGGAGTTGGAGAAGCTGGGATTATGGGGGAATAATTTCACCGGTGTGATACCCGAGAGTCTTGGAAGGAATAGGAAGCTTCGGGAGCTTGATTTGTCGTCGAATAAGCTCACCGGAAGTATCCCTCAGGATCTTTGTGCTTCTAATGAGCTTAGGATCTTGATTCTGCAGAAGAATTTCTTGTTTCGGTCGATTCCGGAGGGTTTGGGTTCGTGTTCGAGTCTTGTTAGAGTGAGATTAGGGGAGAATTACTTGAATGGTAGCATTCCGGATGGGTTGGTTTACTTGCCGGAGTTGAATTTGCTGGAGTTGCAGAATAATTACTTGTCAGGAAATCTGTCAGAAAACCGGAATCCGGGTTTGGGGCCGGTTAAGTTGAGTCAACTTGATTTGTCGAATAATCAACTTTCGGGTTCTTTACCGTTTTCTATTTCGAATTTTTCTTCCCTCCAAATCTTATTAGTGGCCGGAAACAGATTCTCAGGATCTATTCCGGCCACTATTGGTCAACTTCACGAGGTTTTAAAGCTCGACTTGAGTGGGAATTCGCTTTCTGGCGAAATCCCACCTGATATTGGAAACTGTGTTCATCTTACTAATCTTGACTTGAGCCGGAATAATCTTTCCGGCTCGATTCCAATAGAGATTTCGAATATTCGAATCTTAAATTACTTGAATGTGTCGAGGAATCACTTGAGTGATTCTATTCCAAAGACTATTGGAACCATGAAAAGTCTCACGATTGCGGATTTTTCATTCAATGATTTGTCGGGTAAAATACCCGAAACCGGTCAGTTCTCATTTTTTAATGCCTCTTCGTTTGCGGGCAACCCTCAACTTTGTGGCGAGTTGTTAAACAACCCTTGTAATGCTAGCAGAATCACAGATTCCGCTAACAAAAAGCCTACAAGGTTCAAATTGATATTCGCCCTCGGCCTTCTTATTTGTTCACTAGTATTTGCGGCTGCGGCTATGATGAAAGCCAAGTCATTTAGAAGATCGAGTCCTGACGCTTGGAAGATGACATCCTTCCAAAAGCTCGATTTTACAGTTTCCGATGTTTTAGAATGCATCAAAGACGGTAACGTGATAGGCCGAGGTGGAGCTGGGATCGTCTACCATGGTAAAATGCCAAACGGGACCGAAATAGCCGTAAAAAAGCTTGTTGGTTTCGGAAACACAAGCCACGACCATGGTTTCCGAGCCGAGATCCGAACTCTCGGCAACATTCGACATAGAAACATAGTGAGACTATTGGCATTTTGCTCCAACAAAGACACCAACCTTTTGGTATACGAGTACATGCGAAACGGGAGTCTAGGAGAGGCGCTACACCCGAAAATCAAAGGCAGCGGGATTCTAGGATGGCATTTACGATACAAAATATCAATAGAAGCCGCTCTAGGGTTGTGCTACCTCCATCACGATTGTTCACCATTGATCGTGCATAGAGACGTGAAATCGAATAACATTTTACTAAACTCGAGCTACGAGGCTCACGTTGCTGACTTTGGACTCGCCAAGTACCTAGTCGATGGCGGTGCATCCGAATGTATGTCGGCTATCGCGGGGTCATACGGTTACATCGCTCCCG AATATGCTTACACGTTAAGGGTGGATGAAAAGAGTGATGTTTATAGCTTTGGGGTTGTGCTACTTGAGCTGATTACTGGAAAACGTCCGGTAGGGGGATTTGGTGACGGTGTAGATATCGTACAATGGACTAAGACATTAACGAGGTGTCGAAAAGAAGAAGTCAGTCGCGTCATTGACCAAAGGCTCGTCAACGTTCCTCAAGACGAAGCGATGCATTTGTTTTTTATAGCTATGTTGTGCATTCAAGAAAATAGCGTTGAAAGGCCGACAATGAGAGAAGTGGTTCAGATGCTCTCGGAATTCCCACGAGACTCGTCGGAGAATAAATCTTCATCGTCATCCGTTGTTTTTCTTCAACCAAAAAAAGTTGATAAAGACATAACGTACTCAAAGCTCGGACACGATCTATTGGTTTAG